The following is a genomic window from Marinobacter sp. NP-4(2019).
TGGCGGAGAACTTCGTATTCCTGCTCAATTTTGACGCGGGAGTCTTCCGCCAGGAAGCTGGCCACTTTTTTCCCCAGCAGGGGCACATCGCACCGCACATTCAGGCTGACGTGGTTGGTGCAACTCTCGGACGATCCTCTCAGCTTCATGATGCCGTGAATCTTCGCGGGCACATTCTCAATGCGCACCCGGAATTCACAGTGCCACTCGGAATCGTCCTTGCGGAACCAGTGTTCCTCCTGGCGCACCTGGTTCCACTCGCGGTGAAAGCTGGCCAGGATGCCCGGCACTTCTGCGGACGTCATCATTTCGCGCTCTATCACAAGTTTTGCCGACAAATCGTCGCGTTTCAGCTCCACAACACGCACATTCCGGGAACCCAGCTTGCGGTTTTTCTCGATGATGCGGCTCTCGTCGAAAAAGGCGCCCAGCACATGCTCAAGGCCTGCCTCGTAAGGGTGTTTCAGCTCCAGTTCCATAACGGCCTCCGTAAATTATAAGGAGATTGTTACGGGGGAGGTGCCTGCAAACATTGGCCGTCAGGTCATGTCCTGATGGCTGCGTAGCCAGAGTGATTCCGTTCACACCCTAGCCGACTTCACTTCGGCCAAGTATCATGGTGAACCTTTTGATTTATCAACTACCCAACCCCTTACCGGGCCGAGAGGAGACTTACAGATGCGCAACGCCGATCTCGTCGCACGGGACCTCAAATCCGTCTGGCATCCCTGTACCCAGATGAAAGACCATGAAACCCTGCCGCTGATTCCCGTGAAACGGGGTGAAGGGGTCTGGCTGGAAGATTTCGAGAACAACCGCTACATCGATGCCGTCAGCTCCTGGTGGGTCAACCTGTTCGGCCACGCCAACCCGCGCATCAACGCGGCCATCCAGGAACAGATCGGCAAGCTCGAGCATGTGATCCTGGCCGGATTCAGCCATGAACCGGTGGTCAACCTGTCAGAGCGCCTGATTGAGGTTACCCCTCCGGGCCTCAATAAATGTTTTTATGCCGATAACGGTTCATCCGCCATCGAAGCCGCGCTGAAGATGAGCTACCACTACTGGAAGAACCAGGGCAAACCCGGCAAGAAGAACTTCGTCAACCTCGGCAACAGCTACCACGGTGAAACCCTGGGCGCGCTGGCGCTTGGTGATGTCGCACTGTACAAGGACACCTACCAGCCGCTGCTGATGGAAGTGCTTACAGCGCCATCACCGGATGCCTGGAACAAGGAAGCCGGTGAAACCGACGAGGAATACGCCCTGCGCCAGTTCGAGGCCATGGAAAAGCTGCTGGCCGAGAAACACGAGGAAATCTGTGCCGTTGTGGTGGAGCCGCTTATTCAGTGCGCCGGGGGCATGCGCATGCACCATCCGGTGTATCACACCAAATTGCGGGAAGCCTGCAATCGTTACGGCGTGCATCTGATCGCTGACGAAATTGCCGTTGGTTTTGGCCGCACCGGCACTATGTTTGCCTGCGAGCAGTCAGGCATTACCCCGGATTTCATGTGCCTGTCGAAAGGACTGACCGCCGGTTACCTGCCATTGTCCGTCGTGTTGACCACCGATGACGTTTACCAGGCGTTCTACGACGATTACGAGACCCTGCGGGCGTTTCTCCATTCCCACAGCTACACCGGCAACCCCATTGGGTGTGCCGTCGCCCTGGCCACCCTGGACATCTTCCGGGATGACAACGTCATCGAGAACAACAAACGCCTGTCCGCCTGCATGGCCGACTCGGTGGCCCACCTGGCGGATCATCCGAACGTTGGCGGTATCCGCCAGCACGGCATGACCCTGGCCGTGGAAATGGTCAAGAACAAAGCCGACAAAACCCCGTTCCCCTGGCAGGAACGGCGTGGCATCAAGGTCTATCAGCACGCCCTGACCCGTCAGGCCCTGCTTCGCCCACTGGGCAACGTCGTGTATTTCATGCCGCCGTACATCATCACCGAGGAGCAGATTCGTCACCTTGGCCAAGTGGCGACCGAAGGCATTGAGATTGCCGTCAGGGACTGAGCATGCGCGTTCCGAGAATCTACACCCGCTCTCCGCTGACTGAGGGCGGCACAACCGCGCTGGACGAAAACGCAGCCCAGCACGTCGGCCGGGTATTGCGCATGCAGCCCGGCCAGGAGCTGCGGCTTTTCAACGGTGATGGCCACGACTACCCCGCCACTATCACCAGCGCCACCAAAAAACAGGTCGACGTCCAGGTGGGTGCTCCGGTCGCGAACGACACCGAATCTCCCCTGGACATCGTCCTTGGCCAGACCCTCTCCAAAGGCGACCGCATGGACTACGCTGTGCAGAAAGCCGTGGAAATGGGGGTGACCCGTATTGTCCCGCTCACCACCGAACGCTGCGATGTAAAGCTCAAAGGTGACCGAGAGGACAAGCGCCTGCGCCACTGGCAATCCGTCGCCATCAGCGCCGCCGAACAATGCGGCCGCGCCCACGTGCCCGAGATCCTCCCGGTCATGACCCTGGCGCAATGGTTCGAACACACCGGGGACTGCGACCTGAGACTGGTACTGCACCACCGCACGGAACAGTCCCTCGACTCCATGAACACACCGACCCGCGTCGCCCTGATGATCGGCCCGGAAGGCGGCCTCAGCCCCGAGGAAATCGCCGCAGCTGAAAACAGTGGTTTCCTCCCGGTAGCTCTCGGACCAAGAGTACTCCGGACAGAAACCGCCCCGATCGCCGCTATGGCGTTGTGCCAATGGCTCTGGGGTGATATCGGCAATTGACGAAACCGACTGTGCCGCCGCTTTTGTGTGGCGTATCAGTCATTGACAGGACACAGGCTGGCAAACATTATCGCTGTCGAGCAGAAGAACTGTTGAGGACAACTCCGTGATTTGAGCTGCGTTACGGGGAGGATTCTCCAAAACTGTGCGGAGCCATGGATGGCGGAGCCCAAGCGCTACATGGACGTACTTGAGCGTGTTTTGGAGAATCCTCCCCGTAACGTAGCGGGAACCAAAACACCAACAACGAACAAACGCGAGTACCGGATGACAAGTCTGTTTACCAATCCCGAATTCTGGCAATACCTAAGCATCCCAGTCATTGCCGCGCTGATCGGCTGGAGCACCAACTGGCTTGCCATCAAGATGACCTTCTACCCCCTGGAATTTATCGGCAAACCGCCATTGCTCGGCTGGCAGGGCATCATCCCGTCCAAGGCCCGGAAAATGGCCGCCATCAGCGTGGATGCAACCATCTCCAAAATCGGCACCGTCGACGAAATCTTCCAGCAAATCGACCCCAAGGTACTGGCGGCGCATATCGTGCATTCCGCTGATCCCAGAATTGAAGAATACGTCGACGAAATGATGCTGCGGGAATACCCGACCTTCTGGGAAAACCTGCCCTCCTCTGCCCGCAACATGGTCTACGACCGGGTTCGCAAGGCCACCCCCCAACTGGTCGATAACCTGGTCGACGATATTTCCCACAACATCGAAGACCTGCTGGACATCAAGGGCATGGTCATCGACCGCCTTGCCAAGGACAAGCAGCTGCTGAACCGCATCTTCCTGGAATGTGGCGATGCCGAGTTTCGATTCATCGT
Proteins encoded in this region:
- a CDS encoding DUF2505 domain-containing protein, with the translated sequence MELELKHPYEAGLEHVLGAFFDESRIIEKNRKLGSRNVRVVELKRDDLSAKLVIEREMMTSAEVPGILASFHREWNQVRQEEHWFRKDDSEWHCEFRVRIENVPAKIHGIMKLRGSSESCTNHVSLNVRCDVPLLGKKVASFLAEDSRVKIEQEYEVLRQLL
- a CDS encoding 16S rRNA (uracil(1498)-N(3))-methyltransferase gives rise to the protein MRVPRIYTRSPLTEGGTTALDENAAQHVGRVLRMQPGQELRLFNGDGHDYPATITSATKKQVDVQVGAPVANDTESPLDIVLGQTLSKGDRMDYAVQKAVEMGVTRIVPLTTERCDVKLKGDREDKRLRHWQSVAISAAEQCGRAHVPEILPVMTLAQWFEHTGDCDLRLVLHHRTEQSLDSMNTPTRVALMIGPEGGLSPEEIAAAENSGFLPVALGPRVLRTETAPIAAMALCQWLWGDIGN
- a CDS encoding adenosylmethionine--8-amino-7-oxononanoate transaminase, encoding MRNADLVARDLKSVWHPCTQMKDHETLPLIPVKRGEGVWLEDFENNRYIDAVSSWWVNLFGHANPRINAAIQEQIGKLEHVILAGFSHEPVVNLSERLIEVTPPGLNKCFYADNGSSAIEAALKMSYHYWKNQGKPGKKNFVNLGNSYHGETLGALALGDVALYKDTYQPLLMEVLTAPSPDAWNKEAGETDEEYALRQFEAMEKLLAEKHEEICAVVVEPLIQCAGGMRMHHPVYHTKLREACNRYGVHLIADEIAVGFGRTGTMFACEQSGITPDFMCLSKGLTAGYLPLSVVLTTDDVYQAFYDDYETLRAFLHSHSYTGNPIGCAVALATLDIFRDDNVIENNKRLSACMADSVAHLADHPNVGGIRQHGMTLAVEMVKNKADKTPFPWQERRGIKVYQHALTRQALLRPLGNVVYFMPPYIITEEQIRHLGQVATEGIEIAVRD